From one Variovorax sp. PBL-H6 genomic stretch:
- a CDS encoding MFS transporter: MQLSARTRWASRTQFFASGFIFATWGVHIPTVKAQYAISEAELGLAMLAAGVGALLGLTQASRWIGRYGARTTARSCGAIYALLLAGLLVMPGYTALLGVLAAFGVVTSVFDVAINTEAAELELRNGRPLMSGMHGMFSLGGMAGAVTGSAVLAAGMAPQLHLTLVASAMASAIVFAAQRMLPREVTAFAVNNEGFRLPRGALVILGVLAALGLIAEGAIYDWSVLYLKQELGSPQQQAALAYASFSAAMAATRFCGDAMRARLAPAVLLRGSALLAAASMTLVLLTEAPRLALVGFAGVGVGFANVVPILFAASARVPGIEPARGIAAVSAAAYLGFMAGPPVIGFLAEASSLTAALYVVVVFAIGLAASARWADPA; this comes from the coding sequence ATGCAGCTGTCCGCGCGCACGCGTTGGGCGTCGCGCACGCAGTTCTTCGCCTCGGGCTTCATCTTCGCCACTTGGGGAGTGCATATCCCGACAGTAAAAGCCCAATACGCCATCAGTGAGGCTGAACTCGGACTGGCCATGCTCGCAGCTGGCGTGGGCGCCCTGCTTGGCCTTACGCAGGCGAGCCGGTGGATCGGCCGCTACGGCGCGCGGACGACAGCGCGTTCCTGCGGCGCCATCTACGCCCTGCTGCTCGCTGGCCTGCTGGTCATGCCGGGCTATACGGCGTTGCTGGGCGTGTTGGCGGCCTTCGGCGTCGTCACCAGCGTATTCGACGTGGCGATCAACACCGAGGCTGCAGAACTCGAACTGCGCAACGGGCGCCCGCTCATGAGCGGGATGCACGGCATGTTCAGCCTGGGCGGCATGGCCGGCGCGGTGACCGGCAGCGCTGTGCTGGCCGCGGGCATGGCGCCGCAGTTGCATCTGACGCTCGTGGCGAGTGCAATGGCATCGGCGATCGTGTTCGCCGCCCAACGGATGCTGCCCCGCGAAGTCACTGCTTTCGCGGTCAACAACGAAGGCTTCCGCCTGCCTCGCGGCGCCCTCGTCATCCTCGGCGTGCTGGCCGCGCTGGGGTTGATTGCCGAAGGTGCGATCTACGACTGGAGCGTGCTCTACCTCAAGCAGGAGCTGGGCAGTCCGCAACAGCAGGCCGCCCTCGCCTACGCCAGCTTCTCGGCCGCCATGGCCGCGACACGCTTCTGCGGCGACGCTATGCGGGCACGCTTGGCGCCAGCAGTGCTGCTGCGCGGCAGCGCCCTGCTGGCTGCGGCCTCCATGACATTGGTTTTGCTGACCGAAGCGCCCCGTCTGGCGCTGGTCGGATTTGCAGGCGTGGGAGTCGGATTCGCCAACGTCGTGCCGATCCTGTTCGCGGCCTCGGCACGCGTGCCAGGGATCGAACCAGCGCGCGGCATTGCGGCGGTTTCCGCGGCGGCCTATCTGGGCTTCATGGCGGGGCCGCCTGTGATCGGCTTCCTGGCCGAGGCCAGTTCGCTGACTGCGGCGCTCTATGTTGTGGTGGTCTTCGCCATCGGGCTTGCAGCGTCGGCGCGTTGGGCCGACCCGGCCTGA
- a CDS encoding YceD family protein has product MSREFTPDKLDVNRFAKLAATLSGEEPVHTYPRLAAELAGPTADSRVRWDAVGIEREGHSEGAVPWLHLCAFTTVPLVCQRCLTPVDVELKVDRWFRFVPDESTAAIEDEESEEDVLVASRDFDLHALIEDELLMEIPVTPRHEHCPEPVKLTAVDPEFDAADAARPNPFAVLGALRSDKQK; this is encoded by the coding sequence ATGAGCAGAGAATTCACCCCCGACAAGCTCGACGTGAACCGCTTCGCGAAGTTGGCCGCGACGCTTTCGGGCGAAGAGCCCGTCCACACCTATCCTCGCTTGGCCGCGGAACTGGCCGGCCCAACGGCCGATTCGCGCGTGCGCTGGGACGCTGTCGGCATCGAGCGCGAGGGGCATTCGGAAGGCGCTGTTCCCTGGCTCCATCTATGCGCTTTCACAACGGTGCCGCTGGTCTGCCAACGATGCCTGACACCGGTGGACGTGGAATTGAAGGTTGATCGGTGGTTTCGATTCGTCCCTGACGAAAGTACAGCCGCTATTGAAGATGAGGAATCCGAAGAGGACGTGCTCGTCGCAAGCCGAGATTTTGATCTGCATGCGTTGATCGAGGATGAATTGCTAATGGAAATTCCTGTTACACCTCGACACGAGCACTGTCCGGAACCAGTGAAGCTAACCGCCGTGGATCCCGAGTTCGACGCCGCAGACGCGGCTCGCCCGAATCCTTTTGCCGTGCTCGGCGCCTTGCGGTCGGACAAGCAGAAATAG
- a CDS encoding Maf family nucleotide pyrophosphatase, giving the protein MHPTVILASTSRYRRELLARLLLPFEVHPPAVDETPLPDEQPRALAERLAFEKAMAVARRFPEAVVIGSDQVADLAGEPLGKPGDHARATEQLRRMRGQTLLFQTAVAVVCQSTGFSQRELVPVRVVFRNFSDAAIERYLQAEQPYDCAGSAKSEGLGIALLDAIDSDDPTALVGLPLIRTANMLRAAGIDLL; this is encoded by the coding sequence ATGCACCCCACCGTGATTCTTGCCTCGACCTCGCGATATCGCCGCGAGTTGCTCGCCCGCTTGCTCCTACCCTTCGAGGTCCATCCCCCTGCGGTTGACGAAACACCGCTGCCTGACGAGCAGCCAAGAGCTCTCGCCGAGCGGCTGGCCTTTGAAAAGGCCATGGCGGTCGCGCGCCGCTTTCCGGAGGCAGTGGTGATCGGCTCCGATCAGGTAGCCGATCTGGCGGGCGAGCCGCTGGGCAAGCCAGGCGACCACGCCCGCGCGACCGAGCAGCTGCGCCGCATGCGCGGTCAGACCCTGCTTTTCCAGACCGCCGTCGCCGTGGTCTGCCAATCCACCGGCTTCAGCCAGCGCGAGCTCGTCCCCGTGCGGGTCGTATTCCGTAATTTCAGCGACGCGGCGATCGAGCGCTATTTGCAGGCAGAGCAGCCGTACGACTGCGCAGGCAGTGCCAAAAGCGAAGGCTTGGGCATCGCGCTTCTGGACGCCATCGACAGCGACGACCCCACGGCGCTGGTCGGCCTGCCTTTGATCCGCACCGCCAACATGCTTCGCGCCGCAGGGATCGATCTGCTGTGA
- the rpmF gene encoding 50S ribosomal protein L32 produces the protein MAVQQNKKSPSKRGMHRSHNALGTPGLAVEPTTGETHLRHHISPNGFYRGRKVLKTKSEA, from the coding sequence ATGGCTGTCCAGCAAAACAAGAAGTCGCCCTCCAAGCGCGGCATGCATCGTTCCCACAACGCACTTGGAACGCCCGGCTTGGCTGTCGAGCCGACGACCGGCGAGACGCATCTGCGCCACCACATCAGCCCCAACGGCTTCTATCGTGGCCGCAAGGTCCTCAAGACTAAGTCAGAAGCCTGA
- a CDS encoding SAM-dependent methyltransferase, whose amino-acid sequence MSRGKLYLVPAPLDFGCDSQTALQDVLPQGTLQAAAGITHWICENAKSARAYLKRIDAIVPLAAPLQAQQIQELPREVHKKGDHQAGQFDARPLLAAALAGADIGLLSEAGMPAIADPGSSVVRAAHELGIALVPLTGPVSLLLALVSSGLNGQNFAFVGYLPQEAEARAQRIRELESLALRTGQTQLFIETPYRNAALLQALMQTLQHNTRLAVARGLTLASADIRSETVKAWRAKPVATDERSPAVFAIGR is encoded by the coding sequence GTGAGCCGAGGCAAGCTCTACCTGGTTCCGGCGCCGCTGGATTTCGGATGCGATTCGCAAACAGCATTGCAGGACGTGCTGCCGCAAGGCACGTTGCAGGCGGCAGCCGGCATCACCCACTGGATCTGCGAAAACGCAAAGTCGGCACGCGCTTACCTCAAGCGCATCGATGCGATCGTGCCGCTTGCCGCGCCGCTACAGGCGCAGCAGATCCAGGAGTTGCCGCGCGAAGTCCACAAAAAGGGCGATCACCAAGCCGGCCAGTTCGATGCACGCCCGCTGCTCGCCGCAGCGCTGGCCGGCGCCGACATCGGATTGCTCAGCGAGGCCGGCATGCCGGCGATTGCCGATCCTGGGTCATCGGTTGTGCGCGCAGCCCATGAACTCGGCATTGCACTGGTACCTCTCACCGGGCCGGTGTCGCTGCTGCTCGCGCTAGTGTCCAGCGGACTGAACGGCCAGAATTTCGCCTTCGTGGGCTACCTGCCGCAGGAAGCCGAGGCACGCGCCCAACGCATCCGCGAGCTCGAATCGCTCGCGCTGCGCACGGGCCAGACCCAGCTCTTCATCGAAACGCCGTACCGCAATGCGGCACTGCTGCAAGCCTTGATGCAGACACTTCAGCACAACACACGACTCGCGGTGGCCCGCGGGCTGACCCTGGCGAGCGCCGACATCCGTAGCGAGACGGTGAAAGCCTGGCGTGCCAAGCCCGTCGCCACCGACGAACGCTCACCCGCCGTGTTCGCGATCGGGCGCTAG